One Spinacia oleracea cultivar Varoflay chromosome 4, BTI_SOV_V1, whole genome shotgun sequence DNA segment encodes these proteins:
- the LOC130471408 gene encoding uncharacterized protein, whose protein sequence is MLLLDSWKRQCAKLTRKLSGRNREERRRDRRDSVDREPQAETSSRQEGPRFELGQGSGVGAHQKHSDVEWGASPFVHVDPTRHSFGGASGSRPFVPPSGYYFGGSGPQPWGAGSWACYAEMDRMRQAQMYGSYPYMPMPPPYQYSSPQQGVHPSTGTLGISEQDPSTPRTEMDQELERLRRRNRDKAPVVDVTADDDSD, encoded by the exons atgctcttgcttgattcttggaagaggcagtgcgccaagctgacccggaagctttctggtcggaacagagag gagcgccgtcgagaccgtagggactctgttgacagggagcctcaggcggagacgtcctcgagacaggagggaccgagatttgagctgggacaggggtccggtgttGGTGCTCATCAGAAGCACTCTGATGTTgagtggggagcttccccttttgtacatgttgaccccaccaggcattcattcggaggtgctagcggttcacggccctttgttcctccttccggctactacttcggaggaagtggtcctcagccttggggtgcaggttcatgggcttgctacgcggagatggataggatgcgccaggctcagatgtatGGGTCGtatccgtatatgccgatgccgccgccgtatcagtattcctcccctcagcagggagttcatccctccactggcacacttggtatctcggagcaggatcctagtacccctagGACGGAGATGGAtcaggagctggagcgccttaggaggcgtaatAGGGACAAGGCACCTGTGGTTGACGTCACTGCTGATGacgactcagactga